One window from the genome of Desulforamulus ruminis DSM 2154 encodes:
- a CDS encoding sensor histidine kinase — MKLDTQKHSLNYMEEAVKIMRSERHEYLNHLQTIMGLILSGDHKEAMTYLKDMGAECRFNSQVLSVSNPSLRVLLQNKRQSALIKGIELKLTIQSDLKQLKLTPTDTTTIFGNLLDNAMDCIVNAKDNSSRKLIHLKVTEVADDYVFTIEDSGPPIEPHILAEIFKIGFSTKGTGRGFGLALVESTIQRYQGTIHYGVNGAKGFTVTFPQQGVAA, encoded by the coding sequence ATGAAACTTGACACGCAGAAACATAGTTTAAATTATATGGAAGAAGCCGTGAAAATTATGCGCTCCGAACGGCACGAATACCTCAACCACCTGCAGACCATTATGGGCTTAATTTTAAGCGGCGACCATAAGGAAGCCATGACTTACCTCAAGGATATGGGCGCCGAGTGCCGCTTCAACAGTCAGGTACTGTCGGTCTCCAATCCATCTTTGAGGGTACTGCTGCAAAATAAGCGGCAGTCCGCCCTAATCAAGGGTATTGAATTAAAACTGACCATCCAAAGCGATTTAAAACAATTGAAGCTAACACCCACCGACACCACCACCATCTTTGGCAATCTGCTGGACAATGCCATGGACTGCATCGTAAACGCCAAGGACAACAGCAGTAGAAAATTAATTCACCTTAAAGTGACCGAGGTGGCGGATGATTACGTCTTTACCATTGAAGATTCCGGGCCGCCCATTGAACCCCACATTCTGGCGGAAATTTTCAAAATAGGATTTTCCACTAAAGGTACAGGACGGGGATTTGGCTTGGCCCTGGTAGAAAGTACCATTCAAAGATACCAGGGTACCATCCATTACGGTGTGAACGGTGCCAAAGGTTTTACCGTTACCTTTCCCCAGCAGGGGGTTGCGGCATGA
- a CDS encoding accessory gene regulator ArgB-like protein: protein MIHGWSVHLAQYLGTELNLDHRKVAVVAYGLEVIIGALIKLAVFVLVPSILGVFKLFAFALISSAILRLPSGGVHNNAYYKCLLSTLTFFLIIAFTAKGLAVYPLPLNVFAFLILLLAFLVFIKLAPVDNQEKPIKSEARRKRLKFISCSLLVGYGVIFFLWSPEQDIMLAFLLAVLFHTFTLTKMGHALFKAIDNLI from the coding sequence ATGATTCACGGCTGGTCCGTCCATCTTGCTCAATACCTGGGAACTGAACTGAACCTGGACCACCGGAAGGTAGCGGTGGTTGCCTACGGTCTGGAAGTGATTATTGGCGCTCTTATAAAATTAGCAGTGTTTGTCCTTGTTCCTTCCATCCTTGGCGTTTTTAAATTGTTTGCCTTTGCACTAATCAGTTCCGCCATTCTGAGGCTGCCTTCCGGCGGGGTACATAACAACGCCTATTACAAATGTTTACTCAGCACATTAACGTTTTTTTTAATCATTGCTTTTACAGCCAAGGGGCTGGCCGTTTATCCTTTACCTTTAAATGTCTTCGCCTTCCTGATACTGCTCTTGGCTTTTCTGGTCTTTATAAAATTAGCGCCGGTGGATAACCAAGAAAAGCCTATTAAAAGTGAAGCCCGCAGAAAGCGTTTGAAGTTTATCTCCTGTTCCCTCCTGGTGGGCTACGGCGTCATTTTTTTTCTCTGGAGCCCGGAGCAGGATATTATGCTGGCCTTCCTGCTGGCTGTACTCTTCCACACCTTTACCCTGACGAAAATGGGCCATGCTCTATTTAAGGCCATTGACAATTTAATTTAA
- a CDS encoding cyclic lactone autoinducer peptide, with the protein MKRFLLNLCVSLALVISYIGIYPTSWFTSYQPEVPEELLR; encoded by the coding sequence GTGAAACGATTTTTGTTAAACCTGTGTGTTTCCCTGGCGCTGGTAATTTCCTATATTGGCATTTATCCTACCAGTTGGTTTACTTCGTACCAACCAGAAGTACCCGAAGAACTGCTTAGATAA
- a CDS encoding LytR/AlgR family response regulator transcription factor, translating to MRAFIVEDNPVQRKYLKTLLFEQNVRVVGEAATGEDAVRQIARLQPEVVFLDIALPESSGMEVGWKIDSNIHKVFVTGHHHHALKAFELGSLDYLLKPVSPERLEITLKRLRKIIKQTHQKLILNLKSSTIALDIQQILFIEKMPILKKVTFHTLDGECSISGTLNEYEARLKNLGFARTHNSFIVNVNKIKRLLPSGDKSYIIKLHHTAKEVPLSRKYAPMLKPLLY from the coding sequence GTGAGAGCATTCATTGTTGAGGATAACCCTGTGCAGAGGAAATATCTAAAAACACTCCTTTTTGAACAAAATGTGCGGGTGGTGGGAGAGGCCGCCACCGGCGAGGATGCGGTCAGGCAGATTGCCCGGCTGCAGCCGGAAGTAGTGTTTTTGGATATTGCCCTGCCGGAGAGCAGCGGCATGGAGGTAGGGTGGAAAATTGACAGCAACATCCACAAAGTTTTTGTAACGGGACACCACCACCACGCTCTCAAAGCCTTTGAGCTGGGCTCCCTGGATTATCTGCTGAAGCCGGTAAGCCCGGAGCGGCTGGAAATCACTCTGAAGCGCCTGCGCAAAATTATTAAACAAACGCACCAAAAACTGATTCTAAATTTGAAAAGCTCTACCATTGCCCTGGATATTCAGCAAATTCTGTTTATTGAAAAAATGCCTATTTTAAAAAAGGTGACCTTCCACACCCTGGACGGGGAATGCTCTATTTCCGGCACCCTGAATGAATATGAAGCACGGTTAAAAAATCTAGGTTTTGCCCGCACTCATAATAGCTTTATTGTCAATGTGAATAAAATAAAAAGGCTGCTTCCCAGCGGGGATAAATCCTACATCATTAAATTACATCATACGGCCAAAGAAGTGCCCCTCAGCCGCAAATACGCCCCCATGCTCAAGCCCCTGCTTTACTAA
- a CDS encoding EamA family transporter, with product MVLLYAIFGMFCWGLAPLFGKLGMYNVHPLTALSLRTMIAATLVLGWLVGSRGFSQIFQIPPLLWVFIGIEAILATLVGDLAYFFALKKGNINEVTLIMACSPLVTMLFSFFFLSEIVTGYQLLGALFITIGLVFISIS from the coding sequence ATGGTCCTTTTATATGCAATATTCGGCATGTTTTGCTGGGGATTAGCCCCTTTATTTGGCAAGCTGGGAATGTACAACGTACATCCTCTCACGGCCCTTTCCTTAAGAACCATGATTGCCGCCACACTGGTGCTGGGTTGGTTGGTGGGCTCCCGGGGCTTTTCACAAATTTTTCAGATCCCCCCGCTGTTGTGGGTTTTTATAGGCATTGAGGCGATTCTGGCCACCTTGGTGGGGGATTTAGCTTATTTTTTTGCCTTGAAAAAGGGCAACATCAACGAAGTAACCTTAATTATGGCTTGCTCCCCGCTGGTGACCATGCTTTTCAGCTTCTTTTTTCTCAGTGAGATTGTAACGGGATATCAACTTCTAGGGGCATTGTTTATCACTATTGGTCTGGTATTTATAAGTATTTCCTAA
- a CDS encoding aminotransferase class I/II-fold pyridoxal phosphate-dependent enzyme: MNTTFTTPIIDALKGYIEDQTVRFHMPGHKGCQVLKNPALALLGENAYRTDVTNVPGMDDLHQPHGIIREAERLAAELFGAEQTYFLINGSSCGLQALIMAACNPGDKILVPRNIHRSILSGIILSGAIPVFFLPEYSREYGIPLGTSPETVDRCLAGNPDAKAVLLVYPTYQGVISDVKTIAQVVHRYNIPLLIDEAHGPHFCFHEDLPITALEAGADASVQGTHKMLASFTQASMLHVKGNRLDRQRLEASLKLLQSTSTSYLLLASLDGTRAQMSGYGRELMGSALQLSGFLRKEIKKIPDYNVLGEEMIGGPGVFGLDPTKINISLKNLRISGLWAEQWLRKHHQIQVEMSDVFNLLLLVTCGNWLSDANKMLYALRDMIQHIRLHPEVTGPYTEIQDVNPFPFIPEMMVPPREAFLASTTPLLLEEAMGSISAEVITCYPPGIPVICPGEKFSQEIIAYLSVMRTLGIHFQGCSDAGLKTVLTLK; encoded by the coding sequence ATGAATACAACATTCACCACTCCCATCATCGACGCATTAAAGGGATATATCGAGGATCAAACGGTGCGATTTCACATGCCTGGTCATAAAGGATGCCAGGTTCTTAAAAATCCTGCTCTAGCGTTATTGGGAGAGAATGCCTATCGTACGGATGTCACCAATGTGCCCGGTATGGACGATTTACATCAGCCCCACGGTATTATCCGTGAGGCAGAGCGGTTGGCTGCCGAGTTATTTGGGGCTGAACAGACCTATTTTCTCATCAACGGAAGTTCCTGCGGACTCCAGGCCCTGATCATGGCGGCTTGCAATCCCGGTGATAAAATACTGGTTCCCCGCAATATACACCGCTCTATTTTAAGCGGTATTATTTTAAGCGGAGCAATACCGGTTTTTTTTCTGCCGGAATACAGCCGGGAATATGGGATTCCCCTGGGAACGTCTCCAGAGACTGTTGACCGCTGTTTAGCAGGCAATCCGGACGCCAAAGCCGTTTTACTGGTTTACCCCACTTACCAGGGAGTTATTTCCGATGTTAAAACCATTGCCCAAGTCGTACATAGGTATAACATTCCTCTATTAATTGATGAGGCACACGGCCCACACTTTTGTTTTCATGAGGATTTGCCCATAACGGCTTTGGAGGCCGGGGCGGATGCTTCGGTTCAGGGGACTCATAAAATGCTGGCCTCCTTTACTCAGGCTTCCATGCTGCATGTAAAAGGAAATCGCCTGGACAGGCAAAGGCTGGAAGCATCCCTTAAGCTCTTGCAAAGCACCAGCACTTCTTATTTACTGCTGGCTTCCCTGGATGGAACCCGGGCTCAAATGTCCGGCTACGGCAGGGAACTGATGGGCAGTGCCCTGCAGTTATCCGGGTTTTTACGCAAAGAAATAAAAAAAATCCCCGATTATAATGTACTGGGGGAGGAAATGATTGGCGGGCCGGGTGTTTTTGGGCTGGATCCTACCAAAATAAATATCTCCTTAAAAAATCTTAGAATCAGTGGTCTTTGGGCGGAACAATGGTTAAGGAAGCATCACCAAATTCAAGTGGAAATGTCTGATGTGTTTAATCTGCTTCTTTTAGTGACTTGCGGTAATTGGTTGAGTGATGCCAATAAAATGCTTTATGCTTTAAGGGATATGATTCAGCATATTCGGCTACATCCGGAGGTAACCGGTCCGTACACGGAAATACAAGATGTAAATCCCTTTCCTTTCATCCCGGAAATGATGGTCCCGCCCAGGGAGGCTTTTTTAGCCTCAACGACGCCCCTTTTATTGGAGGAAGCCATGGGGAGCATCAGTGCTGAAGTGATCACTTGTTATCCACCCGGAATTCCCGTTATTTGTCCCGGGGAAAAATTTAGCCAAGAGATTATTGCTTATCTGTCCGTCATGAGAACTCTTGGCATTCATTTCCAAGGATGCTCGGATGCCGGCTTAAAAACCGTGCTTACTTTAAAATAA